One segment of Synergistaceae bacterium DNA contains the following:
- the pssA gene encoding CDP-diacylglycerol--serine O-phosphatidyltransferase: protein MGRKGKKPMEFRHILPNMVTSGNLLCGLFSLIMTLHGRYIPAAWLVFFAVIFDGFDGKVARMLGGGSQFGMEFDSLADLVSFGVAPAILLYQVSARSLNIAGVVVACFFALCVALRLARFNVVHVPGPFQGLPCPAGGLFVSSFVIAGVNLPAWVMAGVMAFTGFLMISSIPYANMKKLTKKTADGVKCLALFSMMVLSFVFLKKGAPLFLFALYIVSGLIHFDWGQWILKPEARDEAVSHKN from the coding sequence ATGGGCAGGAAAGGGAAGAAGCCTATGGAGTTCAGGCACATACTTCCGAATATGGTAACAAGCGGGAATCTTCTCTGCGGACTCTTCTCGCTGATAATGACTCTTCACGGGCGGTATATTCCTGCGGCGTGGCTTGTGTTTTTCGCGGTGATATTTGACGGTTTTGACGGGAAAGTTGCGCGTATGCTTGGCGGCGGCTCACAGTTCGGGATGGAGTTCGACAGCCTTGCGGATCTCGTGAGTTTCGGAGTTGCTCCGGCAATATTGCTGTATCAGGTCTCGGCGCGGAGTCTGAATATTGCGGGCGTTGTGGTGGCGTGTTTCTTTGCGCTTTGCGTGGCACTGAGGCTTGCGCGGTTCAACGTTGTGCATGTACCCGGGCCGTTTCAGGGGCTTCCGTGTCCTGCGGGGGGGCTGTTTGTGTCGTCATTCGTGATAGCGGGTGTGAATCTTCCTGCGTGGGTCATGGCCGGGGTGATGGCATTTACGGGATTCCTTATGATTTCGAGCATACCCTACGCGAACATGAAGAAGCTGACTAAGAAGACTGCTGACGGTGTGAAATGCCTTGCGCTGTTCTCGATGATGGTGCTGTCGTTCGTGTTCCTGAAGAAGGGTGCGCCGCTGTTCCTTTTCGCGCTGTATATTGTGAGCGGACTGATTCATTTTGACTGGGGGCAGTGGATTCTGAAGCCTGAAGCAAGAGACGAGGCAGTCAGCCACAAGAATTAG
- a CDS encoding phosphatidylserine decarboxylase family protein — MRIARDGIPSIIFLALCAGAFAFLSWIPCAVMCVILALVVWFFRDPERSASYEDGKFFSPADGKIVEISECDHKFTGHCVKVGIFMNIFSVHVNRAPCTGRVDYLEYVPGKKIAAFSPKASEINERNFVGLSTPFGPVMMVQIAGLVARRIVCRLKRGDVLEAGQRYGMIKLGSRVDLYMPGDTVIRVKPGENVKAGESLIGVIKG; from the coding sequence ATGAGAATAGCTAGGGACGGAATCCCCTCAATAATATTCCTGGCACTTTGCGCGGGGGCGTTTGCGTTTTTGTCGTGGATTCCCTGCGCTGTGATGTGCGTGATACTGGCTCTTGTCGTGTGGTTCTTCCGAGACCCGGAGAGGTCAGCAAGCTATGAGGACGGAAAATTTTTCTCACCTGCTGACGGGAAAATAGTCGAAATCTCCGAATGCGATCACAAATTCACCGGGCACTGCGTGAAAGTCGGCATCTTCATGAATATATTTAGTGTCCACGTCAACCGCGCCCCCTGCACAGGGAGAGTAGACTACCTCGAATATGTCCCCGGGAAAAAGATTGCGGCGTTTTCCCCGAAAGCCTCTGAGATTAACGAGCGTAATTTTGTCGGATTGTCAACACCTTTCGGCCCTGTGATGATGGTACAGATTGCGGGGCTTGTCGCAAGAAGGATAGTATGCAGGCTGAAGCGGGGCGATGTATTAGAGGCAGGCCAGCGTTATGGAATGATAAAGCTAGGCTCTAGGGTTGACTTGTACATGCCCGGTGATACAGTGATACGTGTGAAGCCCGGCGAGAATGTTAAGGCCGGAGAAAGTTTGATAGGAGTGATAAAAGGTTGA